A genomic segment from Neisseria perflava encodes:
- a CDS encoding NuoB/complex I 20 kDa subunit family protein produces the protein MGIEGVLKKGFITTSADTVLNYMRTGSLWPVTFGLACCAVEMMHAGMARYDLDRFGIIFRPSPRQADLMIVAGTLTNKMAPALRRVYDQLAEPRWVLSMGSCANGGGYYHYSYSVVRGADRVVPVDVYVPGCPPTAEALIYGLIQLQQKIKRTSTIARDE, from the coding sequence ATGGGAATAGAAGGCGTTTTGAAAAAAGGTTTCATCACCACCAGCGCGGATACGGTGTTGAACTATATGCGTACCGGTTCATTGTGGCCGGTTACTTTCGGCTTGGCCTGCTGCGCCGTGGAAATGATGCATGCGGGTATGGCGCGTTATGACCTTGACCGTTTCGGTATCATTTTCCGTCCGTCCCCACGTCAGGCCGACCTGATGATTGTGGCAGGTACGCTGACCAACAAAATGGCGCCTGCCCTGCGCCGCGTATACGACCAGCTCGCCGAGCCGCGTTGGGTATTGTCTATGGGCTCATGTGCCAACGGCGGCGGCTATTATCATTACTCTTATTCCGTTGTGCGCGGTGCCGACCGCGTCGTGCCGGTAGACGTTTATGTGCCGGGTTGTCCGCCGACTGCGGAAGCCCTGATTTACGGCCTGATTCAGCTCCAACAAAAAATCAAGCGCACTTCCACCATCGCGCGTGACGAGTAA
- the nuoE gene encoding NADH-quinone oxidoreductase subunit NuoE: protein MLSAESLKQIDIELAKYPTDQRRSAIMGALRIAQTEKGWLAPETIAFVADYIGISPAQAYEVATFYNMYDLEPVGKYKLTVCTNLPCALRGGMATGEYLKQKLGIGYGETTPDGKFTLVEGECMGACGDAPVMLVNNHSMCSFMTEEAIDKKLAELK from the coding sequence ATGTTATCCGCAGAATCTTTAAAACAAATCGACATCGAATTGGCAAAATATCCTACCGACCAACGCCGATCCGCCATTATGGGCGCATTGCGTATTGCCCAGACCGAAAAAGGCTGGCTTGCTCCCGAGACCATCGCCTTTGTCGCAGACTATATCGGCATCTCGCCTGCACAAGCCTACGAAGTCGCTACTTTCTACAATATGTACGACCTTGAGCCTGTCGGCAAATACAAACTGACTGTTTGTACCAACCTGCCCTGCGCCCTGCGCGGCGGTATGGCTACCGGCGAATACCTCAAACAAAAACTCGGTATTGGCTACGGCGAAACCACGCCTGACGGCAAATTTACCCTTGTCGAAGGCGAATGCATGGGCGCATGTGGTGACGCTCCGGTCATGCTGGTCAACAACCACAGTATGTGCAGCTTTATGACCGAAGAAGCAATTGACAAGAAACTTGCCGAACTGAAATAA
- the nuoF gene encoding NADH-quinone oxidoreductase subunit NuoF has protein sequence MAIYQSGVIFDQVDTANPDCWTLDEYVKRGGYTALRKILSENISQSDVIDEVKTSGLRGRGGAGFPTGLKWSFMPRSFPGEKYVVCNTDEGEPGTFKDRDIIMFNPHALIEGMIIAGYAMGAKAGYNYIHGEIFEGYQRFEAALEQARAAGFLGKNILDSDFEFELFAHHGYGAYICGEETALLESLEGKKGQPRFKPPFPASFGLYGKPTTINNTETFSSVPFIIRDGGQAFADKGIPNAGGTKLFCISGHVERPGNYEVPLGTSFAEVLKMAGGMRGGKKLKAVIPGGSSAPVLPADIMMQTNMDYDSISKAGSMLGSGAIIVMDEDVCMVKALERLSYFYYDESCGQCTPCREGTGWLYRIVHRIVEGKGRMEDLDLLDSVGNQMAGRTICALADAAVFPVRSFTKHFRDEFVHYIEHGGPMKPNKWC, from the coding sequence ATGGCTATTTACCAATCAGGCGTGATTTTTGACCAAGTGGATACCGCCAATCCCGATTGCTGGACATTGGACGAATACGTCAAACGTGGCGGTTATACCGCCCTGCGTAAAATCCTGTCCGAAAACATCTCGCAAAGCGATGTGATTGACGAAGTCAAAACCTCCGGCTTGCGCGGTCGTGGCGGTGCGGGCTTCCCGACCGGTTTGAAATGGAGCTTTATGCCCCGTTCCTTCCCGGGCGAAAAATACGTCGTTTGCAACACCGACGAAGGCGAGCCGGGTACATTTAAAGACCGCGACATCATCATGTTCAATCCTCATGCCCTGATTGAAGGCATGATTATTGCCGGTTACGCGATGGGTGCGAAAGCCGGCTACAACTATATCCACGGCGAAATTTTTGAAGGCTACCAACGCTTTGAAGCCGCTTTGGAGCAGGCGCGTGCCGCAGGCTTTTTGGGTAAAAATATTTTGGATTCGGATTTTGAATTCGAACTTTTCGCCCACCACGGCTACGGGGCATATATTTGCGGCGAAGAAACCGCATTGCTCGAATCGTTGGAAGGCAAAAAAGGCCAGCCGCGCTTCAAACCGCCATTCCCTGCCTCGTTCGGCCTGTACGGCAAACCGACCACCATCAACAATACCGAAACGTTCTCCTCCGTTCCATTCATTATCCGTGACGGCGGACAGGCGTTTGCCGATAAAGGTATTCCGAATGCAGGCGGTACCAAATTGTTCTGTATTTCCGGCCATGTCGAGCGTCCGGGCAACTATGAAGTGCCATTGGGTACGTCGTTTGCCGAAGTCCTGAAAATGGCGGGCGGTATGCGCGGCGGTAAAAAACTCAAAGCCGTTATCCCGGGTGGTTCGTCTGCGCCAGTTTTGCCTGCCGATATTATGATGCAGACCAATATGGACTATGACTCCATTTCCAAAGCAGGATCAATGTTGGGTTCCGGCGCGATTATCGTGATGGACGAAGACGTGTGTATGGTGAAAGCCCTTGAGCGCCTGAGTTACTTCTACTACGACGAGTCTTGCGGCCAATGTACGCCTTGCCGAGAAGGTACGGGCTGGCTCTACCGCATCGTCCACCGCATCGTAGAAGGCAAAGGCCGCATGGAAGACTTGGATTTGCTGGACTCTGTCGGTAACCAAATGGCAGGCCGCACCATCTGCGCCCTCGCCGATGCTGCCGTCTTCCCTGTCCGCAGCTTTACCAAGCATTTCCGTGATGAGTTTGTGCATTACATCGAACACGGCGGACCGATGAAACCGAATAAGTGGTGCTAA
- a CDS encoding NADH-quinone oxidoreductase subunit A has translation MLASYFPVLVFILVGLAAGVLFILLGTILGPKRHYAEKDAPYECGFEAFENARMKFDVRYYLVAILFILFDLEVAFMLPWAVVFKDLGAYGFWSMLVFIVVLTVGFIYEWKKGALEWE, from the coding sequence ATGTTGGCCAGTTATTTCCCCGTCCTCGTATTCATCCTCGTCGGCCTTGCGGCCGGCGTGCTGTTTATTCTGCTCGGCACGATTTTAGGCCCGAAACGCCACTACGCCGAAAAAGACGCGCCTTACGAATGCGGTTTTGAAGCCTTTGAAAACGCAAGGATGAAGTTCGACGTGCGCTATTACCTCGTCGCCATCCTCTTCATCCTGTTCGATTTGGAGGTCGCGTTCATGTTGCCGTGGGCTGTCGTGTTCAAAGATTTGGGCGCATACGGCTTCTGGTCTATGCTGGTGTTTATCGTCGTTCTGACGGTAGGCTTTATTTACGAATGGAAAAAAGGTGCGCTGGAATGGGAATAG
- the nuoD gene encoding NADH dehydrogenase (quinone) subunit D: MANKLRNYTINFGPQHPAAHGVLRMILELDGEQIVRADPHIGLLHRGTEKLAETKTYLQALPYMDRLDYVSMMVNEQAYCLAVEKLAGIDVPIRAQYIRVMFAEVTRILNHLMGIGSHAFDIGAMTAILYAFRDREELMDLYEAVSGARMHAAYFRPGGVYRDLPDFMPKYESSKFRNAKVLKQLNESREGTMLDFIDAFCERFPKNIDTLETLLTDNRIWKQRTVGIGVVTPERAMQKGFTGVMLRGSGVEWDVRKTQPYEVYDKMDFDIPVGVNGDCYDRYLCRMEEMRQSVRIIKQCSEWLRVNPGPVITTNHKFAPPKRTEMKTGMEDLIHHFKLFTEGMHVPEGETYTAVEHPKGEFGVYIISDGANKPYRLKIRAPGFAHLQGMDEMAKGHMLADVVAIIGTQDIVFGEVDR, from the coding sequence GTGGCCAATAAATTAAGAAACTACACCATCAACTTCGGCCCGCAACACCCTGCGGCGCACGGCGTATTGCGTATGATTTTGGAGTTGGACGGCGAACAAATCGTCCGTGCCGACCCGCATATCGGCCTCCTGCACCGAGGCACTGAAAAACTGGCGGAAACCAAAACCTACCTGCAAGCCCTGCCCTATATGGACCGCTTGGACTACGTTTCCATGATGGTCAACGAGCAGGCGTATTGTTTGGCAGTAGAAAAACTTGCCGGTATTGATGTGCCTATCCGCGCCCAGTATATTCGCGTGATGTTTGCCGAAGTAACGCGCATCCTCAATCACTTGATGGGCATCGGTTCGCACGCATTCGACATCGGCGCGATGACCGCCATCCTTTACGCCTTCCGCGACCGCGAAGAGCTGATGGACTTGTACGAAGCCGTGTCCGGCGCGCGTATGCACGCAGCCTACTTCCGTCCCGGCGGCGTTTACCGCGACCTGCCCGACTTCATGCCTAAATACGAGAGCAGCAAATTCCGCAACGCCAAGGTATTGAAGCAGCTCAACGAATCCCGCGAAGGCACCATGCTCGACTTTATCGATGCCTTCTGCGAACGCTTCCCGAAAAACATCGACACACTCGAAACCCTCCTGACCGACAACCGTATTTGGAAACAGCGTACCGTCGGCATCGGCGTTGTCACTCCTGAGCGCGCCATGCAAAAAGGCTTTACCGGCGTGATGTTGCGCGGTTCCGGCGTGGAATGGGACGTGCGTAAGACACAGCCTTACGAAGTGTACGACAAAATGGATTTCGATATTCCCGTCGGCGTCAATGGCGACTGCTACGACCGTTACCTCTGCCGTATGGAAGAAATGCGTCAATCCGTACGCATCATCAAACAATGTTCCGAGTGGTTGCGTGTCAATCCGGGTCCGGTCATTACCACAAACCACAAATTTGCTCCGCCCAAACGTACCGAAATGAAAACAGGTATGGAAGACCTGATTCACCATTTCAAACTCTTTACCGAGGGTATGCACGTTCCTGAGGGCGAGACCTACACCGCTGTCGAACATCCGAAAGGCGAGTTCGGCGTTTACATCATTTCAGACGGCGCAAACAAACCCTACCGCCTGAAAATCCGCGCACCCGGCTTCGCCCACCTGCAAGGCATGGACGAAATGGCAAAAGGCCACATGCTGGCCGACGTTGTTGCCATTATCGGTACGCAGGACATCGTATTCGGGGAAGTGGATAGGTAA
- a CDS encoding NADH-quinone oxidoreductase subunit C: MASIQNLYETVIGVLGDQASKVISALGEITVECLPEHYVSVMTTLRDHEELHFELLVDLCGVDYSTYKNEVWQGKRFAVVSQLLSVKNNQRIRVRVWVSDDDFPVVESVVDIYNSADWYEREAFDMYGIMFNNHPDLRRILTDYGFVGHPFRKDFPISGYVEMRYDEEQKRVIYQPVTIEPREITPRIVREENYGGQ, translated from the coding sequence ATGGCAAGCATTCAAAACTTATACGAGACCGTCATCGGCGTGCTTGGCGATCAGGCAAGCAAAGTCATTTCAGCTCTGGGCGAGATTACCGTCGAGTGTCTGCCCGAACATTATGTTTCAGTGATGACCACGCTACGCGATCATGAAGAACTGCATTTCGAGCTTTTGGTCGATTTGTGCGGTGTCGATTACAGCACTTACAAAAACGAAGTATGGCAGGGCAAACGCTTTGCCGTCGTCAGTCAGCTGCTTTCCGTTAAAAACAATCAACGCATCCGCGTACGCGTCTGGGTTTCAGACGACGACTTCCCCGTAGTCGAATCCGTCGTCGATATTTACAACAGCGCGGATTGGTACGAACGTGAAGCCTTCGATATGTATGGCATCATGTTCAACAACCATCCGGACTTGCGCCGCATCCTGACCGATTACGGTTTTGTCGGACATCCGTTCCGCAAAGATTTCCCGATTTCCGGCTATGTGGAAATGCGTTACGACGAAGAGCAAAAACGCGTGATTTACCAACCTGTTACCATTGAGCCGCGCGAGATCACGCCGCGTATCGTCCGTGAGGAGAACTACGGTGGCCAATAA